The following coding sequences lie in one Micromonospora sp. R77 genomic window:
- a CDS encoding DUF6158 family protein: MTESVRQAGDASPEQRMPEWNGDHVQDATASDGELLGVDPSELGDEDLIREMQSLHRTRLDTLRHAADSALANHLRRTAELETEYLARHPGREVDPSRLRGV, from the coding sequence ATGACCGAATCAGTACGCCAGGCCGGCGACGCCAGCCCGGAGCAGCGCATGCCCGAGTGGAACGGTGACCACGTGCAGGACGCCACCGCGTCGGACGGCGAGCTGCTCGGGGTGGACCCGTCCGAGCTGGGTGACGAGGACCTGATCCGCGAGATGCAGAGCCTGCACCGCACCCGGCTGGACACCCTGCGGCACGCCGCCGACTCCGCGCTCGCCAACCACCTGCGCCGCACCGCCGAGCTGGAGACCGAGTACCTCGCCCGGCACCCGGGGCGCGAGGTCGACCCGAGCCGGCTGCGGGGCGTCTGA
- a CDS encoding DUF1360 domain-containing protein, whose translation MTQGGLKQKVARLRQAYAPHEYRPLGGYLAAMGTYATVTASLVGLVRATGRPVPERPSTADVVLLSVATHKLSRLLSKDAITSPLRAPFTRYDHPIGSGEVMEQVRDQGSPTRHAVGELLSCPFCLAVWVATGLTGGLVLAPRLTRLVATALTAVAASDFLQMGYAVAQQAAEGGHHDEK comes from the coding sequence TTGACCCAGGGTGGCCTGAAACAGAAGGTGGCGCGGCTGCGCCAGGCGTACGCGCCGCACGAGTACCGACCGCTGGGTGGTTACCTGGCCGCGATGGGCACCTACGCGACGGTGACCGCGTCGCTGGTGGGCCTGGTCCGGGCGACCGGCCGACCGGTCCCCGAGCGGCCCAGCACCGCCGACGTGGTGCTGCTCTCCGTCGCGACCCACAAGCTCAGTCGGCTGCTCTCCAAGGACGCGATCACCAGCCCGCTGCGGGCCCCGTTCACCCGCTACGACCACCCGATCGGCAGCGGCGAGGTGATGGAGCAGGTCCGCGACCAGGGCAGCCCCACCCGGCACGCCGTGGGTGAGCTGCTCAGCTGCCCGTTCTGCCTGGCGGTCTGGGTGGCCACCGGCCTCACCGGCGGTCTGGTGCTGGCGCCCCGGCTCACCCGGCTGGTGGCCACCGCGCTCACCGCCGTGGCCGCGTCCGACTTCCTCCAGATGGGCTACGCGGTCGCCCAGCAGGCGGCCGAGGGCGGTCACCACGACGAGAAGTGA